From the genome of Colletotrichum higginsianum IMI 349063 chromosome 4, whole genome shotgun sequence, one region includes:
- a CDS encoding Cytochrome P450: MDAVPLFVSFLGVVLVVYLVERALNTVKNGRRPPLPPGPKGLPIIGNVNDLPKPGEFEAQHWLKHKELYGPISSITTMGQTLVIVNDARLATELLDGRSAKHSSRPMQVMTGEMNAGIFLTLTHRDGGRVGYKDLLGGLPYGEQFRAQRKDVSRVLGTKAAAAKYNTLQEAEVGHFLLHLLDDPDNLVEYIRREAGSLILKITYGYTAEAFKKDPLLEMVGEMADNLINGAVPGAFLVDSFPFLCPGTSGNPPPACRLSDIDDEVRYLPDWVPGTGFKQIAKQWKVQMEETRDKPYAFVEHQMAQGKDNVSFLSRLLESEDPSPAKEHNDKFMALSMYGGGADTTVSSIASFFLAMMVYPEVQQKAQEEIDRVVGQDRLPNAHDRERLPYIDAIVKELMRWNPIGPMGLPHSSTEDDVFEGYFIPKGAMVMPNIWHFARDPEKYPEPTAFKPERFLASDGHEPEADPQKFVFGYGRRVCPGRILADNSIFLNVAQTLAVYSLTKPVRDGRVVEPRIKFTSGVVSHPEPFEISIKPRSARHEGLIRAIEETFPWEQSDAQTLERMEV; the protein is encoded by the exons ATGGATGCCGTGCCCCTTTTCGTCAGCTTCCTAGGCGTTGTTCTCGTCGTCTATCTCGTCGAGCGAGCACTCAACACCGTCAAGAATggtcgccgtcctccgctGCCGCCCGGTCCCAAGGGCCTCCCGATCATCGGCAACGTGAACGATTTACCGAAGCCGGGCGAGTTCGAGGCTCAACACTGGCTGAAGCACAAGGAACTCTATG GGCCCATCAGCTCCATCACGACAATGGGACAGACCTTGGTGATTGTCAACGACGCGCGTTTGGCGACTGAGCTCCTGGATGGGCGTTCGGCCAAGCACTCCTCGAGACCCATGCAGGTCATGACGGGCGAAAT GAATGCCGGCATCTTCTTGACACTGACACATCGGGACGGCGGCAGGGTCGGCTACAAGGACCTGCTGGGTGGCTTGCCATATGGCGAACAATTCCGCGCCCAGCGCAAGGACGTGAGCCGTGTCTTGGGCACcaaggcggccgcggcgaagTACAACACCCTGCAAGAAGCCGAGGTGGGCCATTTCCTGCTCCATCTGCTCGACGACCCGGACAATTTGGTTGAATACATCAGAAG GGAGGCCGGCTCGTTGATTCTCAAGATCACGTACGGGTACACGGCGGAGGCATTCAAAAAGGACCCGTTACTGGAGATGGTTGGAGAAATGGCGGACAACCTCatcaacggcgccgtcccTGGCGCCTTTCTGGTCGACAGCTTCCCCTTCC TCTGCCCCGGCACCTCCGGTAACCCCCCACCGGCTTGCCGACTCTCTGACATTGACGATGAAGTCCGCTACCTGCCCGACTGGGTTCCCGGGACCGGGTTCAAGCAGATCGCCAAGCAGTGGAAGGTCCAGATGGAGGAAACCAGAGACAAGCCGTACGCTTTCGTCGAGCACCAGATGGCGCAGGGCAAAGACAACGTCTCGTTCCTCTCGCGCCTCCTCGAATCGGAAGACCCCTCGCCGGCGAAGGAGCACAACGACAAATTCATGGCACTGTCTATGtacggaggcggcgccgacacA ACAGTATCCTCCATCGCCTCGTTCTTCCTGGCCATGATGGTGTATCCCGAGGTTCAGCAAAAGGCCCAGGAAGAGATCGACCGCGTCGTGGGACAAGACAGGCTGCCCAACGCCCACGACCGCGAAAGGCTGCCGTACATCGACGCGATAGTGAAGGAGCTAATGCGGTGGAACCCCATCGGGCCCATGGGGCTCCCTCATTCCAGTACGGAAGACGACGTGTTCGAGGGCTACTTCATCCCCAAGGGCGCCATGGTGATGCCCAACATCTG GCACTTCGCGCGCGACCCCGAGAAGTACCCCGAGCCAACGGCCTTCAAGCCCGAGCGTTTCCTCGCCAGCGACGGCCACGAACCGGAAGCCGACCCCCAGAAGTTCGTCTTCGGGTACGGCCGGCGCGTCTGCCCGGGAcgcatcctcgccgacaacTCCATCTTCCTCAACGTGGCGCAGACGCTCGCCGTGTACAGCCTGACCAAGCCGGTCCGCGACGGCAGGGTGGTCGAGCCGAGGATCAAGTTCACGTCGGGGGTGGTCAGCCACCCGGAGCCGTTCGAGATCTCCATCAAGCCGCGGTCGGCCCGTCACGAGGGCCTGATccgcgccatcgaggagACTTTCCCATGGGAGCAGAGTGACGCCCAGACGCTGGAGAGGATGGAGGTTTGA